The nucleotide sequence GAATCAGGAACTCTTGATGGATCAGGAACTCTTGATTGAAAAGGTCACGCAGGAGTTGATGCGGCGCCTCGAGGCCAAGGAAGCCTCGAGGGCGTCCGGCACGGAGAGCTCCGGCCCCGGGAAGGGAAAGCCCTGGCTGGCTGCCGGGCCGGGGCGGCTCTCCTGCCAATGGCCGGAACTGGAGTATTGGGATAACTTCGACAAGGGGCTCCCCCGCTATTCGAACTACGAGGGAGTCGTCATACCCTCCCTCCCGTCGAATCAGTTGGTGTTGGCGTCGCTGGGGATGCAGTATGGGATGGAGTCCAACCTGATCGTTGGCGCTCTGCTGGTCGGGGTCCCCGTCTATGCGTCCGAGCGCGGGCTCGATTGGCTGGACGCCCTGGAGCCCGGTTCCCCCCTGAGGCAGCACTACGAGGAGTGCCGGAGGAAATTGGAGTCCTTCGGCGTCTCCTTCTTCTCCGAGGAGCCGGCGGCCGCGGCACCGGCTCCGGGGGCATCCCTGGCAGCAGAAGAGGGAAGAGCGGTGAAGGAGAGCGCGGCGGCGGCCATGGACCTCTCGGACAAGAAGCTGCTCACCGAGATGGACGTGAAGGCGGCCTGCAAGGAGGGCTGTTCGGAGGTGCTCGTCGCGGCCCGTGCGCTGATCACTCCGCTGGCCCTGGACCACCTGCGCCTGATTGGGGTCCGGGTGACCCGCGTTTCGGGGGCGGGGTCGTGATCATCGCCAGGGTCATCGGGCACGTCTGGGCGACCAAGAAGGACGAGAGCCTGAACGGGATGAAGTTCTTCGTCGTCCACCCCGTCCGAGGCTCCAAGGACGAGACCTTCGTCGCGGTGGACGCGGCCGGGTCCGGAATTGGAGACAACGTCCTGATCAGCCAGGGCAGCTCCGCCCGCATGCTTTTCGACCAAAAGAATCTGCCGGTGGACGCCGTGATCGTGGGGATCATCGATACGGTGGAGGTCGACGCCAGCCTGCTGGAGTTCGAACCGTAGGACGTCGTCAAGGACTCTGGGACTACCCATCGACAGGCAGTCCTGGGGTCCCACGAGGTGGCTTCAATGACTCAACATTGGGGCTTCATGGCTTAAATCGGCGTTTCCCTACATCTTTCTGGAGGTAAGCCATATGGGAATTAACGACATCATTCTCTACGTTATGACAGGATTCATGGCCCTGGGCGCTCTGGACAAGGCTTTTCTGGAGAACCGCCTCGGCTTTGGGGAGAAGTTCGAGGAGGGGTTCATGGCCATGGGGTCGCTCATGCTTGCCATGGGCGGCGTCATCACCCTGGCTCCCTTCCTCGCCGCGGTGCTCAAGCCGGTTATCGTGCCGCTTTATCAGGCTGTGGGGGCGGACCCCTCGATGTTCGCGACGACGCTCCTGGCCTGCGACATGGGCGGATACCCGCTGGCAATGCAGATGGCGGCCAACCCGCAGATCGGTCGGTTCGCCGGCATCATCCTCGGGGGGATGATGGGGCCCACCATCGTCTTCTCGATCCCCGTTGCCCTGGGGATCATCGAGAAGAAGGACCATCCGGCGCTCGCCAAGGGCATCCTCATCGGGATGGTCACGATACCGCTGGGCTGTCTGGCGGGCGGCCTGATGATGCTGGGCGAGGGGTTCACGCTCTTCACGCTTCTTCTGAACATCGTTCCCGTCCTGGTCGTATCCATTTTGATCGCGGCGGGGCTCAAGTTCATTCCCTCGGCCATGATCAAGGGATTCTCGGCCTTCGGCAAGGTCGTGGTCGCCCTGATCACGGTCGGGCTGGCTATGGGTATCGTCGAGGCGCTCTCCCCCTACCGATTCTTCCCCGAGGGGTCGCCCTACGCCCTGGTGCCCCTGACCGAGTCCTATGCGGTCATCGGCAGCATTGCCATCGTCCTGGCCGGGGCGTTCCCCATGGTGACCTTCATCACCAAGGTCTTCAAGGCGC is from uncultured Fretibacterium sp. and encodes:
- a CDS encoding EutN/CcmL family microcompartment protein; its protein translation is MIIARVIGHVWATKKDESLNGMKFFVVHPVRGSKDETFVAVDAAGSGIGDNVLISQGSSARMLFDQKNLPVDAVIVGIIDTVEVDASLLEFEP
- a CDS encoding ethanolamine utilization protein EutH, with protein sequence MGINDIILYVMTGFMALGALDKAFLENRLGFGEKFEEGFMAMGSLMLAMGGVITLAPFLAAVLKPVIVPLYQAVGADPSMFATTLLACDMGGYPLAMQMAANPQIGRFAGIILGGMMGPTIVFSIPVALGIIEKKDHPALAKGILIGMVTIPLGCLAGGLMMLGEGFTLFTLLLNIVPVLVVSILIAAGLKFIPSAMIKGFSAFGKVVVALITVGLAMGIVEALSPYRFFPEGSPYALVPLTESYAVIGSIAIVLAGAFPMVTFITKVFKAPLLVFGRKLGMGDIAAAGMVATLANNIPTFTMMKDMDERGKIINVAFAVSAAFVFGDHLGFTAGVERGLILAMIVGKLVAGIAAVVLACRVTPQNASPDA